One genomic segment of Streptomyces sp. RerS4 includes these proteins:
- a CDS encoding MarR family winged helix-turn-helix transcriptional regulator → MDEASEPTPRWLTEPEQQAWYAWRRMFPLVNAGIARDLAQDSGLSEADYDVLSVLGSTDGHRTRVSALAVLMQWSRSRLSHQLTRMQQRGLVRREEVASDGRGAEVVLTPAGVAAITAAAPPHVESVRRHLIDVLTPEQLATLAEIGETLRVRLGVARKGSD, encoded by the coding sequence ATGGACGAAGCCTCCGAGCCCACCCCGCGCTGGCTCACCGAGCCCGAGCAGCAGGCCTGGTACGCGTGGCGGCGGATGTTCCCCCTCGTCAACGCGGGGATCGCGCGCGACCTCGCCCAGGACAGCGGACTCTCCGAGGCGGACTACGACGTCCTGTCGGTGCTCGGCTCGACCGACGGCCACCGCACCCGGGTCAGCGCGCTCGCGGTGCTCATGCAGTGGTCGCGCAGCCGGCTCTCCCACCAGCTCACCCGGATGCAACAGCGCGGCCTGGTCCGCCGCGAGGAGGTGGCCTCCGACGGACGCGGCGCGGAGGTGGTGCTCACCCCCGCCGGGGTGGCCGCCATCACGGCGGCGGCGCCGCCGCACGTGGAATCCGTACGCCGCCACCTGATCGACGTCCTGACCCCGGAGCAGCTCGCCACGCTCGCGGAGATCGGCGAGACCCTGCGCGTGCGGCTCGGCGTCGCGCGCAAGGGGAGCGACTGA
- a CDS encoding UBP-type zinc finger domain-containing protein — MAQQQIPGIDPTARPTGDGCAECLAGGGWWFHLRRCAQCGNIGCCDSSPAQHATRHARESGHPFLTSFEPGESWFWNVETERYLDGPELAPPTSHPVEQPAPGPQGMVPDDWQSRLH, encoded by the coding sequence ATGGCCCAGCAGCAGATCCCCGGCATCGACCCCACGGCGCGGCCCACCGGTGACGGATGCGCGGAATGCCTGGCGGGCGGCGGGTGGTGGTTCCACCTGCGGCGCTGCGCCCAGTGCGGGAACATCGGCTGCTGCGACTCGTCGCCGGCGCAGCACGCCACGCGGCACGCCCGCGAGTCCGGGCACCCCTTCCTGACCAGCTTCGAGCCGGGCGAGTCGTGGTTCTGGAACGTCGAGACGGAGCGGTACCTCGACGGGCCCGAGCTGGCGCCGCCCACCTCGCACCCGGTCGAGCAGCCGGCCCCGGGGCCGCAGGGCATGGTTCCGGACGACTGGCAGAGCCGACTGCACTGA
- a CDS encoding bifunctional DNA primase/polymerase, whose amino-acid sequence MTTLTTAAARPALEGLDARPAPATQVTPQGAAWLASASAHPRATLAVWENRPASPAVLPCGTAFDVVNVPLVLGRRMLDLLWEQGPGSGPAAVHRGRMLLFATPGTAQRLPALLAWEEWGPAAPAPLCHGHGDAVTVPPLAPVPGPSRWLVAPDTRLPWLPGPDSLLWAFLHAAR is encoded by the coding sequence ATGACGACCCTGACGACGGCAGCCGCCCGACCCGCCCTCGAAGGCCTCGACGCGCGCCCCGCGCCCGCCACCCAGGTCACCCCGCAGGGTGCCGCCTGGCTGGCCTCCGCGTCCGCGCACCCGCGCGCCACCCTCGCCGTGTGGGAGAACCGGCCGGCCTCCCCCGCCGTGCTGCCCTGCGGGACCGCCTTCGACGTCGTCAACGTCCCCCTCGTCCTCGGCCGCCGGATGCTCGACCTGCTCTGGGAGCAGGGGCCCGGCTCCGGTCCGGCCGCCGTCCACCGGGGGCGGATGCTGCTCTTCGCGACCCCGGGCACGGCCCAGCGGCTGCCGGCCCTGCTGGCGTGGGAGGAGTGGGGACCGGCCGCCCCGGCGCCGCTGTGCCACGGCCACGGCGACGCGGTGACGGTCCCGCCCCTGGCCCCGGTCCCGGGTCCGTCGCGCTGGCTGGTGGCCCCCGACACCCGCCTGCCCTGGCTGCCGGGCCCGGACTCCCTGCTGTGGGCGTTCCTGCACGCGGCGCGGTGA
- a CDS encoding EAL domain-containing protein: MSGTSEGTGSAAGSIRSALTERHPAVRAVPDAPHDYRAAFDAAHLAMAVVGRDGEVIAANQALAALLGTESGELAGQSAADLVDLAAEARTWQAYQEVLRGRQARLRCTRRLKHPDGHSLWTEVTVGPVPGTGDVLLSVADISDRRDLQARLRHLQMHDPVTRLPNRALFFERLSAALEASAYGPGGGTGRIGLCYLDLDGFKAVNDTLGHRVGDRLLTAVAARLNRCADQIGYGRTGGHLVARLGGDEFAVLVEDSTGTEQLTDLARSVLAAVQQPFDLAGQRLSVSASIGVVERDTAGTSATGLMQAADTTLYWAKADGKARWTLFDPERNAHRMTRQALASTLRPAVERGEFTLEYQPLVDLESGTVRGVEALVRWNHPQFGVLTPNRFIGIAEEDGSIVQLGQWVLRTACRQARRWQIEQPSDSPVFVSVNVAVRQVWDSDLVGDVAEILAETGLAPQLLQLELTESAVMGSAGRPLQALQALSDMGVRIAIDDFGTGYSNLAYLSRLPVSVLKLDGSFVRGFRYEEGTHPNPADETIVEALVQLAHRLGLTVTAECVETAGQAARLRRVGCDTGQGWLYSRAVAPEVIADMIGRQAAATQRERGA; this comes from the coding sequence GTGAGCGGAACCTCAGAGGGGACCGGTTCGGCGGCCGGGAGCATCCGATCGGCCCTTACGGAGCGTCACCCGGCGGTGCGAGCCGTGCCGGACGCACCACACGACTACCGGGCCGCGTTCGACGCGGCCCATCTGGCGATGGCGGTCGTCGGCCGCGACGGCGAGGTCATCGCCGCCAACCAGGCCCTCGCCGCCCTGTTGGGCACCGAGTCGGGCGAGCTCGCCGGGCAGAGCGCCGCGGATCTGGTGGACCTGGCGGCGGAGGCCCGTACCTGGCAGGCGTACCAGGAAGTGCTGCGCGGACGGCAGGCCCGGCTGCGGTGCACGCGCCGACTCAAACATCCCGACGGGCACTCCCTGTGGACCGAGGTCACCGTCGGCCCGGTGCCCGGCACCGGGGACGTCCTGCTGTCGGTCGCCGACATCAGTGACCGGCGCGACCTCCAGGCGCGGCTGCGCCACCTCCAGATGCACGACCCGGTGACCCGCCTGCCCAACCGGGCCCTGTTCTTCGAGCGGCTCTCGGCGGCGCTGGAGGCCTCCGCGTACGGGCCCGGCGGCGGCACCGGCCGGATCGGGCTGTGCTATCTGGACCTCGACGGGTTCAAGGCCGTCAACGACACCCTGGGCCACCGGGTCGGCGACCGGCTGCTGACCGCCGTCGCCGCCCGGCTGAACCGGTGCGCCGACCAGATCGGCTACGGGCGCACCGGCGGGCACTTGGTGGCCCGGCTCGGCGGCGACGAGTTCGCCGTCCTCGTCGAGGACTCCACCGGCACCGAGCAGCTCACGGACCTGGCGCGCAGCGTGCTGGCCGCCGTACAGCAGCCCTTCGACCTGGCCGGGCAGCGGCTGTCGGTGTCCGCGTCGATCGGCGTCGTCGAGCGGGACACGGCCGGCACCTCGGCGACGGGGTTGATGCAGGCGGCCGACACCACCCTGTACTGGGCCAAGGCCGACGGCAAGGCCCGCTGGACGCTCTTCGACCCCGAACGCAACGCGCACCGGATGACGCGCCAGGCCCTGGCGAGCACCCTGCGGCCGGCCGTGGAGCGGGGCGAGTTCACGTTGGAGTACCAGCCGCTGGTGGATCTGGAGAGCGGCACGGTACGCGGGGTGGAGGCCCTGGTCCGGTGGAACCACCCGCAGTTCGGGGTCCTGACGCCGAATCGGTTCATCGGGATCGCCGAAGAGGACGGCTCCATCGTGCAGTTGGGGCAGTGGGTGCTGCGTACGGCCTGCCGGCAGGCACGCCGCTGGCAGATCGAACAGCCCAGCGACTCGCCGGTCTTCGTCTCCGTGAACGTGGCCGTGCGCCAGGTGTGGGACTCCGATCTGGTGGGCGATGTCGCGGAGATCCTCGCCGAGACCGGACTGGCCCCGCAGCTGCTCCAGCTGGAGCTGACCGAATCGGCGGTGATGGGCTCGGCCGGCCGGCCGCTCCAGGCCCTCCAGGCGCTGAGCGACATGGGCGTACGGATCGCCATCGACGACTTCGGCACCGGCTACTCGAACCTGGCCTACCTGAGCCGGCTGCCGGTCTCGGTCCTGAAGCTCGACGGCTCCTTCGTGCGGGGCTTCCGCTACGAGGAGGGCACCCACCCGAACCCGGCCGACGAGACCATCGTCGAGGCCCTGGTCCAGCTCGCGCACCGACTGGGCCTGACCGTCACCGCCGAGTGCGTGGAGACGGCCGGCCAGGCGGCCCGACTGCGCCGCGTCGGCTGCGACACCGGCCAGGGCTGGCTGTACTCCCGGGCGGTGGCCCCGGAGGTGATCGCCGACATGATCGGCCGCCAGGCCGCGGCGACGCAACGGGAGCGCGGGGCGTGA
- a CDS encoding glycosyl hydrolase family 18 protein, protein MHIRKPLIAAAATAALAAGALATFAGLGTAQAAPVSPTVSSGGVKIAYYDQWSVYGNAFYPKHLDTRGIAGKLDVINYSFGNIHPTNLTCFEANKAAGDDNNPNAGDGAGDSYADYQKSFSAADSVSGVADKWDQPIVGVFNQFKQLKAKYPHLKINISLGGWTYSKYFSDAAKTDASRKKLVSSCVDQYIKGNLPVDGGFGGPGTAAGIFDGIDIDWEYPGSSGGHLGNHYAPEDKQNFTLLLKEFREQLDAYGQANGGKKYMLTAALPAGQDKIKYIETDKIGAYLDYANIMTYDMHGAWDGDGPTYHQSPLYSPAGDPTDPIAPGTEKYSIDNAIDAWIDGKPAYGIAGGFPANKLTLGYEFYYRGWKGVPAGANNGLAQSATGASGARPTSQQAGIANYKELGGIVDNAATTYWDDQAKASYFYKDGEFFTGLNQKSIQARVDYGKQRGLAGAMMYSLLGLDNNTTLLNQISDALGGGTQPPTTPPTTPPTTPPTTPPTTPPTTPPTTPPTTGCTAAAYVAGQVYTGGAEVSHNGRKWKAQWWTQNEAPGTTGEWGVWKDLGAC, encoded by the coding sequence ATGCACATCCGTAAACCCCTCATCGCGGCCGCCGCCACGGCCGCGCTGGCCGCCGGAGCGCTGGCGACCTTCGCGGGGCTCGGCACCGCGCAGGCCGCCCCCGTCTCCCCGACGGTGAGCAGCGGCGGCGTGAAGATCGCCTACTACGACCAGTGGAGCGTCTACGGCAACGCGTTCTACCCCAAGCACCTCGACACGCGGGGCATAGCGGGGAAGCTGGACGTGATCAACTACTCGTTCGGCAACATCCACCCCACCAACCTCACCTGTTTCGAGGCGAACAAGGCGGCGGGTGACGACAACAACCCCAACGCCGGTGACGGCGCGGGCGACTCGTACGCCGACTACCAGAAGTCCTTCAGCGCGGCCGACAGCGTCAGCGGCGTCGCCGACAAGTGGGACCAGCCGATCGTGGGCGTCTTCAACCAGTTCAAGCAGCTGAAGGCGAAGTACCCGCACCTGAAGATCAACATCTCGCTGGGCGGCTGGACGTACTCCAAGTACTTCAGCGACGCGGCCAAGACCGACGCCTCCCGCAAGAAGCTGGTTTCCTCCTGCGTCGACCAGTACATCAAGGGCAACCTGCCGGTCGACGGCGGCTTCGGCGGACCCGGCACGGCGGCCGGGATCTTCGACGGCATCGACATCGACTGGGAGTACCCGGGCTCCTCCGGCGGCCACCTCGGCAACCACTACGCCCCCGAGGACAAGCAGAACTTCACCCTGCTGCTGAAGGAGTTCCGCGAGCAGCTCGACGCCTACGGCCAGGCCAACGGCGGCAAGAAGTACATGCTGACCGCGGCCCTCCCGGCCGGCCAGGACAAGATCAAGTACATCGAGACGGACAAGATCGGCGCGTACCTCGACTACGCGAACATCATGACGTACGACATGCACGGCGCCTGGGACGGCGACGGGCCGACGTACCACCAGTCCCCGCTGTACTCGCCGGCCGGCGACCCGACCGACCCGATCGCCCCGGGCACCGAGAAGTACAGCATCGACAACGCCATCGACGCCTGGATCGACGGCAAGCCGGCCTACGGCATCGCCGGAGGCTTCCCCGCCAACAAGCTGACCCTGGGCTACGAGTTCTACTACCGCGGCTGGAAGGGCGTCCCCGCCGGGGCGAACAACGGCCTCGCGCAGAGCGCGACCGGTGCCTCCGGCGCCCGTCCCACCAGCCAGCAGGCCGGCATCGCCAACTACAAGGAGCTCGGCGGCATCGTCGACAACGCGGCGACCACCTACTGGGACGACCAGGCCAAGGCCTCGTACTTCTACAAGGACGGCGAGTTCTTCACCGGCCTGAACCAGAAGTCCATCCAGGCCCGGGTCGACTACGGCAAGCAGCGCGGTCTGGCCGGCGCGATGATGTACTCCCTGCTCGGCCTGGACAACAACACCACGCTGCTGAACCAGATCTCGGACGCCCTGGGCGGTGGCACGCAGCCCCCGACCACCCCGCCGACGACGCCGCCCACCACCCCGCCCACCACCCCGCCGACCACGCCCCCGACCACGCCTCCGACGACGCCGCCCACCACGGGCTGCACCGCCGCCGCGTACGTCGCGGGTCAGGTCTACACGGGCGGCGCCGAGGTCTCCCACAACGGCCGCAAGTGGAAGGCCCAGTGGTGGACGCAGAACGAGGCGCCCGGCACCACCGGTGAATGGGGTGTCTGGAAGGACCTCGGCGCCTGCTGA
- a CDS encoding LLM class flavin-dependent oxidoreductase — MSDTGDAGRQTDGHGRGDSGAADAIRGVVRGEAPVPLSVLDLVTVGSGSSAAASLRTSVAISRLAESRGYHRHWVAEHHSMPGVASSSPAVILAHLAAHTTRIRLGSGGVMLPNHAPLAVAEQFGTLEALAPGRVDLGLGRAPGTDPRTAAALRGPGRLDEAADEFPRRLAELTRFLDDDFPDGHPYARVHAVPGPVQGPAGRPPIWLLGSSGFSARLAGELGLPFAYAHHFSAAGTLPALDLYRQSFRPSAVLDAPYALIGVAALAADTQEEARAQVLTGALSMLRLRSGRPGLVPTPEEAAAYPFSPLEREFVDGWIANIAHGTPDEVRSRLDDLAKRTGADELMLTANAHSGEARLRSYGLVADAYGLPTEGLIPA, encoded by the coding sequence ATGAGCGACACCGGGGACGCGGGCCGACAGACGGACGGGCACGGCAGGGGCGACAGTGGCGCGGCGGACGCGATCCGCGGCGTCGTACGGGGCGAGGCGCCGGTGCCGCTGTCGGTGCTGGACCTGGTCACGGTCGGCAGCGGCAGCTCCGCCGCCGCCTCGCTGCGCACCAGCGTGGCGATATCCCGGCTCGCCGAATCCCGCGGCTACCACCGCCACTGGGTCGCCGAGCACCACTCCATGCCCGGGGTCGCCAGCTCCTCCCCGGCCGTGATCCTGGCCCACCTCGCCGCCCACACCACCCGCATCCGGCTCGGCTCGGGCGGCGTCATGCTGCCCAACCACGCCCCGCTGGCCGTCGCCGAGCAGTTCGGCACCCTGGAGGCCCTCGCCCCCGGCCGCGTCGACCTCGGCCTCGGCCGCGCCCCCGGCACCGACCCGCGCACGGCCGCCGCCCTGCGCGGCCCCGGCCGGCTCGACGAGGCGGCGGACGAGTTCCCCCGCCGGCTCGCGGAGCTGACCCGTTTCCTCGACGACGACTTCCCCGACGGGCACCCGTACGCCCGCGTGCACGCCGTCCCCGGGCCCGTGCAGGGGCCCGCCGGGCGGCCACCGATCTGGCTGCTGGGCTCCTCCGGGTTCAGCGCCCGCCTCGCGGGGGAGCTGGGGCTGCCGTTCGCGTACGCCCACCACTTCTCGGCGGCCGGCACCCTGCCCGCGCTCGACCTCTACCGGCAGAGCTTCCGCCCCTCGGCCGTGCTGGACGCCCCGTACGCCCTCATCGGGGTCGCGGCGCTGGCCGCCGACACGCAGGAGGAGGCCCGCGCGCAGGTGCTCACGGGCGCGCTGTCGATGCTGCGGCTGCGCAGCGGCCGGCCCGGACTGGTGCCGACGCCCGAGGAGGCGGCGGCGTACCCCTTCTCACCGCTGGAGCGGGAGTTCGTGGACGGCTGGATCGCCAACATCGCGCACGGCACCCCCGACGAGGTGCGCTCCCGGCTCGACGACCTGGCGAAGCGGACGGGCGCCGACGAGCTGATGCTGACCGCCAACGCGCACAGCGGAGAGGCTCGGCTGCGCTCGTACGGGCTCGTCGCAGATGCGTACGGGCTGCCGACGGAAGGGTTGATTCCGGCTTGA
- a CDS encoding M6 family metalloprotease domain-containing protein, producing the protein MPTQQTPGGVDRPRVRSAAAVLTSMTALAAMSLVAGPAVADSGTAPCALTRTNAHHSLGVDTWNGAYPKPERTLDAVMVFLSFPDHRTTLGTEELASDYFPATSEFFERASYGRFRLAPHPQPRWIAMPKPSTAYGIQRDWAPENRAAYLRDAVAAADPEVDFSAYDVVYFVADPNAPGVDSDATKVVNFDRPLRADGTDLRRIVTVFERHPPDRNVLAHETGHVFDLPDLYHRPSDGKGDWDTYVGDWDVMGSQFGMAPDLFAWHKWKLGWLDPTQVDCVRTGTSLHTLQPLAQAPPAGGTGGTRLAVIRTGPGSAIAVEARGSAGNDGDTCTEGVLIYRVRNEAASGGGPIEVLDAHPTTEACWDRSVYPPLADAPLEVGETFTVPGERITVEVADRTQSGAYTVKITT; encoded by the coding sequence GTGCCGACGCAGCAGACACCCGGGGGAGTGGACCGTCCCCGCGTCCGGAGTGCGGCGGCCGTGCTCACCTCGATGACGGCGCTCGCCGCCATGTCGCTCGTCGCGGGACCCGCGGTGGCCGACTCCGGGACCGCTCCCTGCGCGCTCACCCGTACGAATGCGCACCACTCCCTGGGCGTCGACACCTGGAACGGCGCCTACCCCAAGCCGGAGCGCACGCTCGACGCGGTCATGGTCTTCCTCTCCTTCCCCGACCACCGCACCACCCTCGGCACGGAGGAACTGGCCTCCGACTACTTCCCCGCCACCAGCGAGTTCTTCGAGCGGGCCTCCTACGGCCGCTTCCGCCTCGCCCCCCACCCGCAGCCGCGCTGGATCGCGATGCCCAAGCCGTCGACCGCGTACGGGATACAGCGCGACTGGGCCCCCGAGAACCGGGCGGCCTACCTGCGGGACGCGGTCGCGGCCGCCGACCCGGAGGTCGACTTCAGCGCGTACGACGTCGTCTACTTCGTCGCGGACCCGAACGCGCCCGGCGTCGACTCCGACGCCACCAAGGTCGTCAACTTCGACCGCCCCCTGCGGGCCGACGGCACCGACCTGCGGCGGATCGTCACCGTCTTCGAACGGCACCCGCCCGACCGCAACGTGCTCGCGCACGAGACCGGACACGTCTTCGACCTGCCCGACCTCTACCACCGCCCGAGCGACGGCAAGGGCGACTGGGACACGTACGTGGGCGACTGGGACGTCATGGGCAGCCAGTTCGGCATGGCCCCCGACCTCTTCGCCTGGCACAAGTGGAAGCTGGGCTGGCTGGACCCCACCCAGGTCGACTGCGTACGGACGGGCACCTCCCTGCACACCCTCCAGCCGCTCGCCCAGGCCCCGCCCGCCGGCGGCACGGGCGGGACCCGGCTCGCGGTGATCCGTACGGGCCCCGGCAGCGCGATCGCCGTCGAGGCGCGGGGCTCCGCCGGCAACGACGGGGACACCTGCACGGAAGGCGTCCTGATCTACCGGGTCCGCAACGAGGCGGCCTCGGGCGGCGGCCCCATCGAGGTGCTGGACGCCCACCCGACGACCGAGGCCTGCTGGGACCGCTCCGTCTACCCGCCGCTCGCGGACGCGCCGCTGGAGGTCGGCGAGACCTTCACGGTGCCGGGCGAGCGGATCACCGTCGAGGTGGCGGACCGGACCCAGTCCGGCGCGTACACGGTGAAGATCACCACGTGA
- a CDS encoding IclR family transcriptional regulator C-terminal domain-containing protein — protein sequence MALKPEPTAPFHSVQYALRVLETISRHTGGVTDVQIARETGLPAVHLGPMLLMLRREGYVLQVSDGAYAIGDSLVLLGSGLDRQQALQEKLQETLDRLRDSVGAAVYISRYVDGEVRITQFADSPRTPKVHEWVDFRSAAHASAVGKCLLTQLDQNARRDHLSRHKIARLTSKTIVNERILFSKLDSQPATVPMLDLQEYAVGTVCAAVPITAGAAVGCLALSMPVEHAHRLRAAADTLNRKAAPLLLSLAL from the coding sequence GTGGCGCTGAAGCCCGAGCCGACCGCGCCGTTCCACTCGGTGCAGTACGCCCTGCGCGTACTCGAAACGATCTCGCGGCACACCGGTGGTGTGACCGACGTACAGATCGCGCGTGAGACCGGCCTGCCCGCGGTCCATCTCGGCCCGATGCTGCTCATGCTGCGTCGGGAGGGATACGTCCTTCAGGTCTCCGACGGCGCGTACGCCATAGGGGATTCCCTGGTCCTGCTCGGATCCGGTCTCGATCGCCAGCAGGCCCTCCAGGAGAAGCTCCAGGAGACCCTGGACCGACTGCGCGACTCCGTCGGCGCGGCCGTCTACATCAGTCGTTACGTCGACGGCGAGGTCCGCATCACACAGTTCGCCGACAGCCCGCGCACGCCGAAGGTCCACGAGTGGGTCGACTTCCGCTCGGCGGCCCACGCCAGCGCGGTCGGCAAGTGCCTGCTGACCCAGCTCGACCAGAACGCGCGGCGCGATCACCTGTCCCGGCACAAGATCGCCCGCCTGACGTCGAAGACGATCGTGAACGAGCGGATCCTCTTCTCCAAGCTGGACAGTCAGCCGGCCACGGTGCCGATGCTCGACCTCCAGGAGTACGCGGTGGGCACCGTCTGCGCCGCCGTACCGATCACGGCCGGTGCCGCCGTCGGCTGCCTGGCCCTGTCGATGCCGGTCGAGCACGCCCACCGGCTGCGCGCCGCCGCCGACACCCTGAACCGCAAGGCCGCTCCGCTGCTGCTGTCGCTGGCTCTCTGA
- a CDS encoding AMP-binding protein yields MRTTTAPETVAELIACQWGDRRPGLKHGTDADTRPHTGVTGAGAVTVLSRHRTAREAAARAALLVDLLPPGAEPHVGVLLDNTPEFPFWLGAAALAGAAVAGINPTRRGPELARDILHTDCRILVTAPEHLRLLRGLDLPGVRILVTGTEEYEALLAPYAAAEPGDATVAVPTPAARFLLYFTSGSTGAPKAAICSQGRIAAAGHALARRFDVTPDDVHYICMPLFHGNAVIADWLPALAAGAPVALRRRFSASAFLDDVRAYGATYFTYVGRAVQYLLATAPRPDDRAHPLRLGFGTEAGAVDAARFAERFGVRLVEGYGATEGGASVQRTPDTPPAALGRAGDGDDLAVIDPRTGRECPPAVLDAEGRLRNGDEAIGELVNRGRSLFEGYWRNPEAEAARTRRGWYWTGDLFFRDPDGFLYFAGRTDDRLRVDSENLAAAMIENILARWERAAAVAVYAVPDEVAGDQVMAALALREGAVFDPDAFAAFLAAQPDLGTKMTPRYVRILDVMPVTATNKVHRVALRRAGFLPGPRPEAAPGPEPVWHRTAGAYRPLDAPALAALLARYETQGRRDLLERGRG; encoded by the coding sequence ATGCGGACGACGACTGCACCCGAGACCGTCGCGGAACTCATCGCGTGCCAATGGGGAGACCGCCGGCCCGGGCTGAAGCACGGAACCGACGCCGACACCAGGCCCCACACCGGAGTCACCGGCGCCGGCGCCGTCACCGTGCTCAGCCGCCACCGCACCGCCCGGGAGGCCGCCGCCCGCGCCGCGCTCCTCGTCGACCTCCTGCCGCCGGGCGCGGAGCCCCACGTGGGGGTGCTGCTCGACAACACCCCCGAGTTCCCCTTCTGGCTCGGCGCGGCGGCCCTCGCCGGGGCCGCCGTCGCCGGGATCAACCCCACCCGGCGCGGTCCGGAGCTCGCCCGCGACATCCTGCACACCGACTGCCGGATCCTCGTCACCGCGCCCGAGCACCTCAGGCTCCTGCGCGGCCTCGACCTGCCGGGCGTACGGATCCTCGTGACCGGCACCGAGGAGTACGAGGCACTGCTCGCCCCCTACGCCGCCGCCGAGCCCGGCGACGCGACCGTCGCCGTTCCCACCCCCGCCGCCCGCTTCCTCCTCTACTTCACGTCCGGCTCCACCGGCGCCCCCAAGGCCGCCATCTGCAGCCAGGGCCGCATCGCCGCCGCCGGCCACGCGCTCGCCCGCCGCTTCGACGTGACCCCCGACGACGTCCACTACATCTGCATGCCGCTCTTCCACGGCAACGCCGTCATCGCCGACTGGCTGCCCGCCCTCGCCGCCGGCGCCCCGGTCGCGCTGCGCCGTCGCTTCTCCGCCTCCGCGTTCCTGGACGACGTACGCGCCTACGGGGCCACGTACTTCACCTACGTCGGCCGCGCCGTGCAGTACCTCCTCGCCACCGCACCCCGCCCCGACGACCGCGCCCACCCCCTGCGCCTCGGCTTCGGCACCGAGGCCGGCGCCGTCGACGCGGCCCGCTTCGCCGAGCGGTTCGGCGTCCGGCTCGTCGAGGGCTACGGGGCCACCGAGGGCGGCGCCTCCGTCCAGCGCACCCCCGACACTCCGCCCGCCGCCCTGGGCAGGGCCGGCGACGGCGACGACCTCGCCGTCATCGACCCGCGGACCGGCCGCGAATGCCCTCCCGCCGTCCTCGACGCCGAGGGCCGCCTGCGCAACGGCGACGAGGCCATCGGCGAGCTGGTCAACCGGGGTCGCAGCCTCTTCGAGGGCTACTGGCGCAACCCCGAGGCCGAGGCCGCCCGCACCCGCCGGGGCTGGTACTGGACGGGCGACCTCTTCTTCCGCGATCCGGACGGGTTCCTCTACTTCGCGGGCCGCACCGACGACCGGTTGCGCGTCGACAGCGAGAACCTGGCCGCCGCGATGATCGAGAACATCCTCGCCCGCTGGGAGCGGGCCGCCGCCGTCGCCGTCTACGCGGTACCGGACGAGGTCGCCGGCGACCAGGTGATGGCCGCGCTCGCCCTACGGGAGGGGGCCGTCTTCGACCCCGACGCCTTCGCCGCCTTCCTCGCCGCCCAGCCCGACCTCGGCACGAAGATGACCCCGCGCTACGTCCGCATCCTCGACGTGATGCCCGTCACGGCCACCAACAAGGTCCACCGCGTCGCCCTGCGCCGCGCCGGGTTCCTCCCTGGGCCACGGCCGGAAGCCGCACCCGGCCCCGAACCCGTCTGGCACCGCACGGCCGGCGCCTACCGCCCCCTCGACGCCCCCGCCCTGGCCGCCCTGCTCGCCCGCTACGAGACCCAGGGCCGCCGGGACCTGCTGGAGCGGGGGAGGGGGTAA
- a CDS encoding NAD(P)H-dependent oxidoreductase: MTRLHVISAATRPTSSGRPLARWVTELAGARGDFEVTPVDLAEIALPLLDEPEYASSGVYTHQHTRDWSALVDSADAFLFVMPMYNGGFTAPFKNAIDFLYREWDGKPVGLVSYSAGPTGGAPAAEMLLPVLTRVGMLPAARSLAIPGINALIGPEGFEAPEGLADRLAGVLDDVAALAKEPVTI; the protein is encoded by the coding sequence ATGACCCGCCTGCACGTCATCTCCGCCGCCACCCGCCCCACCTCCTCCGGCCGTCCGCTCGCCCGCTGGGTCACCGAGCTGGCCGGCGCCCGCGGCGACTTCGAGGTCACCCCGGTGGACCTCGCCGAGATCGCCCTGCCGCTGCTGGACGAGCCCGAGTACGCCTCCAGCGGCGTCTACACCCACCAGCACACCCGCGACTGGAGCGCGCTCGTCGACTCCGCCGACGCCTTCCTCTTCGTGATGCCGATGTACAACGGCGGCTTCACCGCCCCCTTCAAGAACGCCATCGACTTCCTCTACCGCGAGTGGGACGGCAAGCCGGTCGGCCTGGTCAGCTACAGCGCGGGCCCCACGGGCGGCGCCCCGGCCGCCGAGATGCTGCTGCCGGTGCTCACCCGCGTCGGCATGCTGCCCGCCGCGCGCTCTCTGGCCATCCCCGGCATCAACGCCCTGATCGGGCCCGAGGGCTTCGAGGCCCCCGAGGGCCTCGCGGACCGGCTGGCCGGCGTACTGGACGACGTCGCGGCGCTGGCCAAGGAACCGGTCACGATCTGA